A region of Myxococcus stipitatus DSM 14675 DNA encodes the following proteins:
- a CDS encoding sensor histidine kinase, giving the protein MARGSQWKWWVVACAYWTLQGLAASSEAHSVRGVTWSHALLTDGFANVLWVPITVAVLNLGLRFPIEKRHWRSRVALHVGGALVVSFFRATVIYSLDPYLGWYSTPPAYLSVLEHALLYNPFIYLLMLGLAHGLYFAEQLRLKDTQLARAQLHVLKSQLHPHFLFNTLNSISALVHKDPRGSERMIARLSDLLRGTLDSAAREEVPLRDELRTLQLYLDIQGVRFTDRLQVKHEIDQDTLGAHVPYLLLQPLVENAIQHGIAPRSAPGTVTVAARRDGPELVLEVRDDGVGLRSGTAAKTAGGGKGLWITRERLVQLYGPAHKLELKGREEGGAQVSLTIPFRTESVA; this is encoded by the coding sequence ATGGCACGTGGAAGTCAGTGGAAATGGTGGGTGGTGGCCTGCGCCTACTGGACCTTGCAGGGGCTCGCGGCCTCCAGCGAGGCGCACTCCGTGCGGGGCGTGACCTGGTCCCACGCGCTGCTCACGGATGGCTTCGCCAACGTGCTGTGGGTGCCCATCACCGTCGCCGTGCTGAACCTGGGGCTGCGCTTCCCCATCGAGAAGCGCCACTGGCGCTCGCGGGTCGCCCTGCACGTGGGCGGCGCGCTGGTCGTCTCGTTCTTCCGCGCCACCGTCATCTACTCGCTGGACCCGTATCTGGGTTGGTACTCCACGCCTCCGGCGTACCTGTCGGTTCTGGAGCACGCGCTGCTCTACAACCCGTTCATCTACCTGCTGATGCTGGGCCTGGCGCACGGCCTCTACTTCGCCGAGCAGCTCCGGCTGAAGGACACCCAGCTCGCCCGCGCGCAGCTCCACGTCCTCAAGTCGCAGCTCCACCCGCACTTCCTCTTCAACACGCTCAACTCCATCTCGGCCCTGGTGCACAAGGACCCTCGCGGCAGTGAGCGGATGATTGCCCGGCTGAGTGACTTGCTCCGAGGCACGCTCGATTCGGCGGCCCGCGAGGAGGTCCCCCTGCGCGACGAGCTGCGCACGCTCCAGCTCTACCTGGACATCCAAGGGGTGCGCTTCACGGACCGGCTCCAGGTGAAGCACGAAATCGACCAGGACACCCTGGGCGCGCACGTGCCGTACCTCTTGCTCCAGCCCCTGGTGGAGAACGCCATCCAGCACGGCATCGCCCCGCGCTCCGCGCCGGGCACGGTGACGGTGGCCGCCCGACGCGACGGTCCCGAGCTGGTGCTGGAGGTCCGCGACGATGGCGTGGGCCTGCGCTCCGGGACGGCGGCGAAGACCGCGGGCGGAGGCAAGGGCCTGTGGATTACGCGCGAGCGGCTGGTGCAGCTCTACGGGCCCGCGCACAAGCTGGAGCTGAAGGGGCGTGAGGAGGGCGGGGCGCAGGTCTCGTTGACCATCCCCTTCCGGACGGAGTCGGTGGCATGA